In Primulina huaijiensis isolate GDHJ02 chromosome 16, ASM1229523v2, whole genome shotgun sequence, a single genomic region encodes these proteins:
- the LOC140960767 gene encoding transcription factor bHLH128-like: MYPSSTSSSSQGSMGLASSGSGLMRYDSAPSSLLAASVDSVIGATREFSGHSHLSTAGRSQTESVSNPSREEPPPHSKANTTIGLQRAYGFGVVGGGSAEGASPSLVRHSSSPAGFLNQIAATVGDSGGFSFSVTRGMGNYNNSENLSRLNSQLSFTRQDSTLSYISEENESAVGDEMRTQNGQRKTTHSYGFGMGTSSTWDETNSVMFSVAPNKRSKIVGDGDLLDGLDSTENQFQFSMGQGGMEMTQMEKLMHNIPQDSVPCKIRAKRGCATHPRSIAERERRTRISGKLKKLQVLVPNMDKQTSYSDMLDLAVQHIKSLQNQVQKLHQELDNCTCGCKSTKDL, from the exons ATGTATCCTTCCTCCACTTCATCTTCATCACAAGGTTCAATGGGCCTCGCCTCCTCCGGCAGCGGACTCATGCGCTACGATTCTGCACCCAGCTCCCTCCTGGCTGCCTCTGTTGATTCAGTCATTGGTGCAACAAGAGAATTCTCCGGCCACTCTCACCTCTCCACCGCAGGGCGCAGCCAGACCGAGAGTGTGAGCAATCCCAGCAGAGAGGAACCGCCTCCGCACAGTAAGGCTAACACTACGATTGGGTTGCAGCGGGCGTACGGGTTTGGTGTCGTCGGAGGTGGCAGCGCCGAAGGAGCTTCTCCTTCTTTGGTGCGACACAGTAGCTCTCCGGCGGGGTTTCTCAACCAGATAGCGGCGACGGTCGGGGATTCCG gaggATTTTCATTTTCTGTTACAAGAGGGATGGGAAACTATAATAATTCAGAGAATCTATCAAGATTGAACTCTCAGCTAAGCTTCACCAGACAAGACAGCACTCTTTCTTATATCTCTGAAGAAAACGAGAGCGCTGTTGGTGATGAAATGAGAACTCAAAACGGCCAAAGAAAGACTACTCATTCGTATGGGTTCGGGATGGGGACGTCCTCGACATGGGACGAAACGAACTCGGTCATGTTCTCCGTGGCACCGAACAAACGGTCTAAGATCGTCGGTGACGGTGACCTTCTCGACGGCTTAGATAGCACGGAAAATCAG tttcagtttagCATGGGGCAAGGAGGAATGGAGATGACACAAATGGAGAAGCTAATGCACAATATCCCTCAGGATTCGGTTCCATGCAAGATCCGTGCGAAGCGTGGCTGCGCTACTCATCCTCGCAGCATCGCGGAGAGG GAAAGGAGGACGAGAATCAGCGGAAAATTAAAGAAGTTACAAGTTCTTGTTCCAAACATGGATAAG CAAACCAGCTATTCTGACATGCTAGATTTGGCTGTGCAACATATAAAGAGCCTACAAAATCAAGTTCAG AAGCTTCATCAAGAGCTAGATAATTGCACGTGTGGATGCAAGAGTACTAAAGATTTATAG